A single Phragmites australis chromosome 4, lpPhrAust1.1, whole genome shotgun sequence DNA region contains:
- the LOC133917141 gene encoding putative glycine-rich cell wall structural protein 1, whose protein sequence is MAKKVAVVATLLALNLLFFTFADACGCQCGACPSPGGGGGGGGSGGGGGSGGGGGGGSGGGGGSGGGSGGGSGGGGSGGGGSGGGGGSGGGGGGGRCPIDALKLGVCANVLNGLINVNLGTPPRTPCCTLIQGLADLEAAVCLCTVLRANVLGINLNLPINLSLLVNYCGRSVPAGFQCR, encoded by the coding sequence ATGGCGAAGAAAGTGGCTGTGGTCGCCACGCTCCTCGCCCTGAACCTCCTCTTCTTCACCTTCGCCGACGCATGCGGCTGCCAGTGCGGCGCCTGCCCTAGTCCAGGCGGGGGAGGCGGAGGGGGTGGAAGCGGAGGCggtggaggcagcggcggcggtggtggaggtggcagcggcgggggagggggcagcggcggcggcagtggaggtggcagcggcggtggaggcagcggtggaggcggtagcggagggggaggcggcagcggtggcggaggaggcggcgggcggTGCCCAATCGACGCGCTGAAGCTGGGGGTGTGCGCGAACGTGCTGAACGGGCTGATCAACGTGAACCTTGGGACGCCGCCCAGGACGCCGTGTTGCACGCTGATCCAGGGGCTGGCGGACCTGGAGGCGGCTGTGTGCCTGTGCACGGTGCTGCGCGCCAACGTGCTGGGCATCAACCTCAACCTGCCCATCAACCTCAGCCTCCTCGTCAACTACTGCGGCAGGAGCGTCCCCGCCGGATTCCAGTGCCGCTGA